Proteins encoded by one window of Streptomyces uncialis:
- the fxsT gene encoding FxSxx-COOH system tetratricopeptide repeat protein, whose translation MTLFCSAAENIGQTTTLLNAALILAESGRRVLIVEVQGTGVRASRYLGALTDRPPRDTGAPDIPGTGVRRPSVWDLRAHGCGLQLSTLAVADVRTLASLFGRDPGLTPGHPYFERYDEILIDAPAPRGPRERAALAPLPHVLVTCFTLSSWLIEGAAALARDLRRRATDRIGVLAVGLKADSRANDQLRTSRALIRDCFEDLSDGPGAHYVEFPYDPQYTESDVLAVGAEPPGTQEGLRPRFVRLAAELARSRPARLSEVTLLHTPRHIAWAEWIEAQLESSGVRVNSSGFDRFTGEAPGQGSMLLALSPIGVTPEQADALAALSHPDIRMVLVDAEPLPRGLSHHEQVVLRRLTEPEALRALRRGLHLPSGGELPGAVSRFPRLPPYTNLRPRNLAFIGRDPVFEKLRGALATAAVTRTRCVLMGPPGIGKSQTAMEYCHRFSGDYDIVWWVRADTAGAVRRGLTRLAERLGLPTVGDVPATVLAHLRARDHGSWLLVYDDVRDPALLADPRLAPGNADGGHVLVTTRPTEGPHGGHLVEVPPFSREESRALLTRAVRGLSTKDAGDVSAAVGHVPLMVRLAAAWLEDAATRVMALNRPRAAAVKEAAGQFNVEFTAEQDRLLQEHRSVPLARVMLEVALASLRRSPGAEAWSQERGDSSVMVWLLECCALLTESGASLPLLRSQQMRAAIARHTTDRDGPADHTRLSSLVSDAHMVDVALWTMARYGLVEVDFARPDRPVRQHQVLRDTVLERMGATRAAREIELRAAIAEYSFGGPPGRPTAEASDQLARQLTALRFWEDDQPEVRQRLIEHLLTLARTRDELRLREVLELGASAEAHWRTSGSSAELLRLHQVMAAALRLLGRYAEASRHARTALRGYRAAFGPHHPRTLLSLDAYGAILRADGHFADALAQGRSVVRGLREILGPEHLLTAQVEHNLAVSELLTGNAAQALDRLQDQLGRRRAIGGPDDERAWGVVITLASAHRVLGQHRESFDLLKEYLAGPGGASATFSERAVTETGLAVSERRLGNPRGARERDGRVLADCMRFLGPTSPVTLRSRFSLAGDLHALGEHEAAAEQSARCVELLRTLVGTDHPFTQLGQMQLATHHRSAGRPEQALEGALAAHEELNARLGPTHPWTLTALSCLGNVHIALNDPDEAVRLEELALDGYDEIGLGEHPDRALVAANLLDSLARTGQGTPGAGGAPRGDIDLEMSDV comes from the coding sequence GTGACGCTTTTCTGTTCGGCGGCGGAGAACATCGGTCAGACCACCACCCTCCTGAACGCCGCCCTGATCCTCGCCGAGTCGGGGCGGCGGGTGCTGATCGTGGAGGTCCAGGGCACCGGGGTACGGGCGTCGCGGTATCTCGGCGCGCTGACCGACCGGCCGCCCCGGGACACGGGCGCCCCCGACATCCCGGGTACGGGGGTGCGCCGGCCGAGTGTGTGGGATCTGCGGGCGCACGGCTGCGGCCTTCAGCTGTCGACGCTCGCGGTCGCCGATGTCCGCACGCTCGCGTCGCTGTTCGGGCGGGACCCCGGCCTCACCCCGGGGCACCCGTACTTCGAGCGCTACGACGAGATCCTCATCGACGCGCCCGCCCCGCGCGGACCCCGGGAACGCGCGGCGCTCGCCCCGCTGCCGCATGTGCTGGTCACCTGCTTCACCCTCAGCTCCTGGCTGATCGAGGGCGCCGCCGCGCTCGCCCGCGACCTGCGCAGGCGCGCCACCGACCGGATCGGTGTGCTGGCGGTGGGGCTGAAGGCCGACAGCCGCGCCAACGACCAGCTGCGCACCTCGCGGGCCCTGATCCGGGACTGCTTCGAGGACCTCAGCGACGGCCCCGGCGCCCACTACGTGGAGTTCCCCTACGACCCCCAGTACACCGAGTCCGACGTACTGGCCGTCGGGGCGGAACCGCCCGGGACCCAGGAGGGGCTGCGCCCCCGGTTCGTCCGGCTCGCCGCCGAACTCGCCCGCTCCCGCCCGGCGCGGCTGAGCGAGGTGACCCTGCTGCACACCCCCCGGCACATCGCGTGGGCCGAGTGGATCGAGGCGCAGCTGGAGTCCTCGGGGGTGCGGGTCAACAGCTCCGGGTTCGACAGGTTCACCGGGGAGGCCCCGGGCCAGGGCTCGATGCTGCTGGCCCTCTCCCCCATCGGTGTCACCCCGGAGCAGGCCGACGCCCTCGCCGCGCTGTCGCACCCCGACATCCGGATGGTGCTGGTCGACGCCGAGCCCCTGCCGCGCGGGCTGTCCCACCATGAGCAGGTGGTGCTGCGCAGGCTGACCGAACCGGAGGCGCTGCGCGCCCTGCGGCGCGGTCTGCATCTGCCGTCCGGCGGGGAACTGCCGGGCGCGGTGAGCCGCTTCCCCCGGCTGCCCCCGTACACCAATCTGCGCCCCCGCAACCTGGCCTTCATCGGGCGGGACCCGGTGTTCGAGAAGCTGCGCGGCGCGCTCGCGACGGCCGCCGTAACCCGCACCCGCTGTGTGCTGATGGGGCCGCCCGGTATCGGCAAGAGCCAGACCGCCATGGAGTACTGCCACCGCTTCAGCGGGGACTACGACATCGTGTGGTGGGTGCGCGCCGACACCGCGGGGGCGGTCCGGCGCGGTCTGACCCGGCTCGCGGAACGCCTCGGGCTGCCGACCGTGGGCGATGTGCCCGCCACGGTGCTCGCGCATCTGCGGGCCCGGGACCACGGCAGCTGGCTCCTCGTCTACGACGACGTCCGGGACCCGGCGCTGCTCGCGGACCCCCGGCTCGCCCCGGGCAACGCCGACGGCGGCCATGTCCTGGTCACCACCCGGCCCACGGAGGGGCCGCACGGCGGCCATCTCGTGGAGGTGCCGCCGTTCTCCCGGGAGGAGAGCCGCGCCCTGCTCACGAGGGCCGTGCGGGGGCTGTCCACGAAGGACGCCGGGGACGTGAGCGCCGCCGTCGGGCATGTACCGCTGATGGTCCGGCTGGCCGCGGCGTGGCTGGAGGACGCGGCCACCCGGGTGATGGCCCTGAACCGGCCCCGGGCGGCGGCCGTCAAGGAGGCCGCGGGGCAGTTCAACGTCGAGTTCACGGCGGAGCAGGACCGGCTGCTCCAGGAGCACCGCTCGGTGCCGCTGGCCCGGGTGATGCTGGAGGTCGCCCTCGCCTCCCTGCGGCGTTCACCGGGGGCCGAGGCGTGGAGCCAGGAGCGCGGCGACAGCTCGGTGATGGTGTGGCTGCTGGAGTGCTGCGCGCTGCTCACCGAGTCGGGCGCGAGCCTGCCTCTGCTGCGCTCGCAGCAGATGCGCGCGGCGATCGCCCGGCACACCACGGACCGCGACGGGCCCGCCGACCACACCAGGCTCAGTTCCCTGGTCAGTGACGCCCATATGGTCGACGTGGCGCTGTGGACGATGGCCCGCTACGGACTCGTCGAGGTGGACTTCGCCCGCCCGGACCGCCCGGTGCGCCAGCACCAGGTGCTCCGTGACACCGTCCTGGAGCGGATGGGCGCCACCCGTGCGGCCCGCGAGATCGAGCTGCGCGCGGCCATCGCCGAGTACTCCTTCGGCGGGCCGCCGGGCCGGCCCACGGCCGAGGCGAGCGACCAGCTGGCCCGTCAGCTGACCGCGCTGCGGTTCTGGGAGGACGACCAGCCGGAGGTGCGCCAGCGGCTCATCGAGCATCTGCTGACCCTGGCGCGGACCCGCGACGAATTGCGGCTGCGGGAGGTGCTGGAGCTCGGGGCGAGCGCCGAGGCGCACTGGCGGACGTCCGGTTCGTCCGCCGAACTGCTGCGGCTGCACCAGGTGATGGCCGCCGCGCTGCGGCTGCTCGGCCGGTACGCGGAGGCGTCCCGGCACGCCCGGACCGCCCTGCGCGGCTACCGTGCCGCGTTCGGCCCGCACCATCCGCGCACCCTGCTGTCCCTCGACGCGTACGGGGCGATCCTGCGGGCGGACGGCCACTTCGCGGACGCGCTCGCCCAGGGCCGTTCCGTGGTGCGGGGTCTGCGGGAGATCCTGGGGCCGGAGCACCTGCTCACCGCGCAGGTCGAGCACAACCTCGCGGTGAGCGAGCTGCTGACGGGCAACGCCGCGCAGGCCCTCGACCGGCTCCAGGACCAGCTGGGACGGCGCCGGGCGATCGGCGGTCCCGACGACGAACGCGCCTGGGGGGTGGTCATCACCCTCGCCTCCGCGCACCGGGTGCTGGGGCAGCACCGGGAGTCGTTCGACCTGCTGAAGGAGTATCTCGCGGGGCCCGGCGGCGCGAGCGCCACCTTCAGCGAGCGGGCCGTCACGGAGACCGGGCTCGCGGTGAGCGAACGGCGGCTCGGCAACCCCCGGGGCGCCCGGGAGCGCGACGGCCGGGTCCTCGCGGACTGTATGCGGTTCCTCGGCCCGACCAGCCCGGTCACCCTGCGCTCACGGTTCAGCCTGGCGGGCGATCTGCACGCGCTCGGCGAGCACGAGGCGGCGGCGGAGCAGTCGGCGCGGTGCGTGGAACTGCTGCGGACCCTGGTGGGCACGGACCATCCGTTCACCCAGCTCGGCCAGATGCAGCTCGCCACGCACCACCGCTCCGCCGGACGTCCCGAGCAGGCCCTGGAGGGGGCCCTGGCCGCCCATGAGGAACTGAACGCGCGGCTCGGGCCGACCCATCCGTGGACGCTGACCGCGCTGTCGTGCCTGGGGAACGTCCACATCGCGCTGAACGACCCGGACGAGGCCGTACGGCTGGAGGAGCTGGCCCTGGACGGCTACGACGAGATCGGGCTGGGCGAACACCCGGACCGGGCGCTGGTCGCCGCCAATCTCCTGGACTCCCTGGCCCGGACCGGCCAGGGGACACCGGGGGCCGGCGGCGCCCCGCGCGGGGACATCGATCTGGAGATGTCCGATGTGTGA
- a CDS encoding FxsB family cyclophane-forming radical SAM/SPASM peptide maturase — translation MTRGDVPGKSTSGTENPVPPFHSFILKIHSRCDLACDYCYMYRSVDQSWRTQPRVMAPAVVDRTADRIAEHAAAHRLDAVTVVLHGGEPLLAGPPALTRTVHVLRRALDPAIRLDVTVQTNAVRLDEAYLAVLAGLGVRIGVSMDGDRAAHDRHRRRADGRGSHDQVAAAVRRLADGPYRPLFGGLLCTIDLRNDPVETYRHLLSYDPPMVDFLLPHGNWSIPPPGRRPGGTDTPYAQWLIAVFEEWFGAPVRRTRVRLLEELITLLLGGRARVEGLGLAPVGYAVVETDGAIGRDATLRTAYPGAITTGLHVARDPFDRALRPAAPGEPLPGPAGLSGTCRACPLHRVCGGGHTTHRYRDDGSAFANPSVYCPDLAALIGHVGARLTGDLGQLLAHRGPAGPADGP, via the coding sequence GTGACCCGGGGAGATGTTCCCGGGAAGTCCACGAGTGGCACGGAAAACCCTGTTCCCCCTTTTCATTCCTTTATTCTCAAGATCCACAGCAGATGCGACCTCGCCTGCGATTACTGCTACATGTACCGCAGCGTCGACCAGAGCTGGCGCACCCAGCCCCGCGTCATGGCACCCGCCGTCGTCGACCGCACCGCGGACCGTATCGCCGAACACGCCGCGGCCCACCGGCTCGACGCGGTCACCGTCGTCCTGCACGGCGGCGAGCCCCTGCTCGCGGGCCCGCCCGCCCTCACCCGCACCGTCCACGTCCTGCGCCGGGCACTGGACCCCGCGATCCGGCTCGACGTCACCGTGCAGACCAACGCCGTCCGCCTCGACGAGGCATACCTCGCCGTCCTCGCCGGACTCGGCGTCCGGATCGGCGTCAGCATGGACGGCGACCGCGCCGCCCACGACCGGCACCGCCGCCGCGCCGACGGCCGCGGCAGCCACGACCAGGTCGCCGCGGCCGTGCGGCGGCTCGCCGACGGACCGTACCGCCCCCTCTTCGGCGGGCTGCTCTGCACCATCGACCTGCGCAACGACCCCGTGGAGACCTACCGCCATCTGCTGAGCTACGACCCGCCGATGGTCGACTTCCTGCTCCCGCACGGCAATTGGTCCATCCCCCCGCCCGGCCGCCGCCCCGGTGGCACGGACACCCCGTACGCCCAGTGGCTCATCGCCGTGTTCGAGGAATGGTTCGGCGCGCCCGTCCGCCGGACCCGGGTCCGGCTGCTGGAGGAGCTGATCACCCTGCTGCTCGGCGGCCGGGCCCGGGTGGAGGGCCTCGGCCTCGCACCCGTCGGCTACGCCGTCGTCGAGACCGACGGCGCCATCGGACGCGACGCGACCCTGCGCACCGCCTACCCCGGCGCCATCACCACCGGACTCCATGTCGCCCGCGACCCCTTCGACCGCGCCCTGCGCCCCGCCGCACCCGGCGAACCCCTCCCCGGACCCGCCGGGCTCTCCGGCACCTGCCGGGCCTGCCCGCTGCACCGGGTCTGCGGCGGCGGCCACACCACCCACCGCTACCGCGACGACGGCTCCGCCTTCGCCAACCCCAGCGTCTACTGCCCCGACCTCGCCGCCCTCATCGGACACGTGGGCGCCCGGCTCACCGGGGACCTCGGACAACTGCTCGCCCACCGCGGCCCGGCCGGCCCGGCGGACGGGCCGTGA
- a CDS encoding aKG-HExxH-type peptide beta-hydroxylase, with amino-acid sequence MSGTGWLGLRPLLTAPGRTPLLLDDIDPDAFPAAPGTGRLPAAQWAHWRRTFADARRLLRAAHPGPLAETEATFRAVVPVLAPPGRDAAGSSDETFGCTGLSTPRDARDLALALVHELQHNKLAAVTHLFDLTAERPGEYFYAPWREDPRPLGGLLHGVYAHLGVALFWHRQSGAERTADGRRLAWVEFARWRDASREACGTLLASGRLAPVGARFAMRMADALDELGARSVPPVAAARAAALSRAHRGRWAARHSGGASRAGHPSAPSPSASPDSSGGTRRS; translated from the coding sequence GTGTCCGGCACGGGGTGGCTGGGGCTGCGGCCACTGCTGACGGCACCCGGCCGGACACCGCTGCTGCTGGACGACATCGACCCCGACGCCTTCCCCGCCGCGCCCGGCACGGGGCGGCTGCCCGCCGCTCAATGGGCCCACTGGCGGCGGACGTTCGCCGACGCCCGGCGGCTGCTGCGCGCCGCGCACCCGGGCCCGCTCGCCGAGACGGAGGCGACCTTCCGGGCCGTCGTCCCCGTCCTCGCGCCCCCGGGCCGGGACGCCGCCGGGAGTTCCGACGAGACCTTCGGCTGCACCGGGCTGTCCACCCCGCGCGACGCCCGGGACCTCGCGCTGGCCCTCGTCCATGAGCTCCAGCACAACAAACTCGCCGCCGTCACCCATCTGTTCGACCTCACCGCCGAGCGGCCCGGCGAGTACTTCTACGCGCCCTGGCGCGAGGACCCCCGCCCGCTGGGCGGACTCCTGCACGGGGTGTACGCGCACCTCGGGGTCGCCCTGTTCTGGCACCGGCAGAGCGGCGCCGAGCGGACCGCGGACGGGCGGCGGCTGGCCTGGGTGGAGTTCGCGCGGTGGCGGGACGCCTCACGGGAGGCGTGCGGGACGCTGCTCGCGAGTGGGCGGCTGGCCCCTGTCGGTGCCCGGTTCGCCATGAGGATGGCGGACGCGCTCGACGAACTGGGTGCGCGGAGTGTGCCGCCGGTGGCGGCGGCTCGGGCCGCGGCGTTGTCGCGGGCCCACAGGGGGCGGTGGGCCGCCCGTCATTCCGGGGGGGCGTCCCGGGCCGGTCATCCGTCCGCGCCCTCGCCCTCGGCCTCGCCCGATTCCTCCGGGGGGACCCGTCGGTCCTGA
- a CDS encoding lysophospholipid acyltransferase family protein, which yields MFRLRVEGAGNIPGTGPVILAGNHLTFIDSMVLPLVCDRQVFFIGKDEYVTGGGLKGRLMAWFFTGVGMIPVDRDGGRGGVAALMTGRRVLEDGRVFGIYPEGTRSPDGRLYRGRTGIARLTLMTGAPVVPFAMIGTDKLQPGGSGIPHPGKVTVRFGEPMEFSRYEGMDRDRYVLRAVTDSVMTEVMRLSGQEYVDIYATKAKAA from the coding sequence ATGTTCCGACTCCGGGTCGAGGGCGCCGGGAACATCCCCGGGACCGGACCCGTCATCCTGGCCGGAAACCATCTGACCTTCATCGACTCGATGGTGCTGCCGCTGGTCTGCGACCGCCAGGTCTTCTTCATCGGCAAGGACGAGTACGTGACGGGCGGGGGGCTCAAGGGGCGCCTGATGGCGTGGTTCTTCACCGGGGTCGGCATGATCCCGGTGGACCGGGACGGCGGCCGGGGCGGGGTCGCGGCGCTGATGACGGGGCGTCGGGTGCTGGAGGACGGCAGGGTCTTCGGTATCTACCCGGAGGGCACCCGCTCCCCCGACGGACGGCTGTACCGGGGCCGGACCGGGATCGCCCGGCTGACCCTGATGACGGGGGCGCCGGTCGTCCCGTTCGCGATGATCGGCACGGACAAGCTCCAGCCCGGCGGCAGCGGTATCCCGCACCCGGGCAAGGTCACGGTCCGGTTCGGTGAGCCGATGGAGTTCTCCCGCTACGAGGGCATGGACCGCGACCGCTATGTGCTGCGGGCGGTCACCGACTCGGTGATGACCGAGGTCATGCGTCTGTCGGGCCAGGAGTACGTGGACATCTACGCCACCAAGGCCAAGGCAGCCTGA
- a CDS encoding glycerophosphodiester phosphodiesterase yields MGIRTGTGEARHPDRPARGTAPARRALLGAAATAGAIGAVGALPAKAVTARGAGRPGAGALPVPAVIGHRGASGYRPEHTIGAYQLALDLGADIVEQDIVPTRDGHLVCRHENDISGTTDVADHPRFAGRRTTRSIDGTRVTGWFTEDFTLAELRTLRAKERIPANRPHNTLHDGRWPVPTLEEVLRWADRAGRERGAPVWLHIETKHPTYFRGIGLALEERLARLLRRHGRHRRDSPAFVQSFEPTSVQRLSRLVDTSGVVLLSAAGTRPWDFVTAGDPRTTDDLVRPAELRRIASYARGIGPTLDLVIPKDAGGRLTEPTTLVADAHRAGLVVHPYTLRNENPFLPAEYRVGTEPDGYGDVFGAYRRYFATGIDGIFTDHPDTALLARADFLDR; encoded by the coding sequence ATGGGAATCCGCACGGGGACGGGCGAGGCACGGCACCCGGACCGGCCCGCCCGGGGCACCGCCCCCGCCCGCCGCGCCCTGCTCGGCGCGGCGGCCACCGCCGGGGCGATCGGCGCGGTGGGCGCGCTGCCCGCCAAGGCCGTCACGGCGCGCGGGGCCGGGCGCCCCGGGGCGGGTGCGCTGCCGGTACCCGCCGTCATCGGCCACCGGGGTGCCAGCGGCTACCGCCCCGAACACACCATCGGCGCCTATCAGCTCGCCCTCGATCTGGGCGCCGACATCGTGGAACAGGACATCGTCCCCACCCGGGACGGCCATCTGGTGTGCCGCCACGAGAACGACATCAGCGGCACCACCGACGTGGCCGACCATCCCCGCTTCGCCGGCCGCAGGACCACCAGGTCCATCGACGGCACCCGTGTCACCGGCTGGTTCACCGAGGACTTCACCCTTGCCGAACTCAGGACCCTGCGCGCCAAGGAACGCATCCCCGCCAACCGCCCCCACAACACCCTCCACGACGGCCGATGGCCGGTCCCCACCCTGGAGGAGGTGCTGCGCTGGGCCGACCGCGCGGGCCGCGAACGGGGCGCCCCCGTATGGCTGCACATCGAGACCAAGCACCCCACCTACTTCCGCGGTATCGGCCTCGCCCTGGAGGAACGTCTCGCCCGGCTGCTGCGCCGCCACGGCCGTCACCGCCGTGACTCGCCCGCCTTCGTCCAGTCCTTCGAACCGACGAGCGTCCAGCGGCTGAGCCGACTTGTCGACACCTCGGGTGTCGTCCTGCTGTCCGCCGCCGGGACCCGCCCCTGGGATTTCGTCACGGCCGGGGACCCCCGCACCACCGACGACCTCGTCCGGCCCGCGGAGCTGCGCCGGATCGCCTCGTACGCCCGGGGCATCGGACCCACCCTCGACCTCGTCATCCCCAAGGACGCGGGCGGACGGCTCACCGAACCGACCACCCTTGTCGCCGACGCCCACCGCGCCGGACTGGTCGTGCACCCCTACACCCTGCGCAACGAGAACCCCTTCCTGCCCGCCGAGTACCGCGTGGGTACCGAGCCCGACGGCTACGGGGATGTGTTCGGCGCGTACCGCCGCTATTTCGCCACCGGTATCGACGGCATCTTCACCGACCACCCCGACACCGCCCTGCTGGCCCGCGCCGACTTCCTCGACCGCTGA
- a CDS encoding sigma-70 family RNA polymerase sigma factor has protein sequence MTPRVPPRLVATLGPLLMAAAAAEALAADTEPDDLAQTLWLRLAEDTRAAGPPPDPVRWLRDALRAELRRAETAPRQGRPGPAEAADPLQPDPAELALTAERHRAVRAAVHRLPGRCARLMTAFLSPRDLTYREIAGELGISQGSLGPERSRCLGCLRRMLAAEVAAPDPWGKER, from the coding sequence ATGACACCCCGCGTACCGCCCCGGCTCGTGGCCACCCTGGGTCCGCTGCTCATGGCCGCGGCGGCGGCCGAGGCGCTGGCCGCGGACACCGAGCCGGACGATCTGGCCCAGACCCTCTGGCTGCGGCTGGCCGAGGACACCCGGGCCGCCGGACCGCCCCCCGACCCGGTGCGCTGGCTGCGGGACGCGCTGCGCGCGGAGCTCCGCCGCGCCGAAACGGCGCCCCGCCAGGGTCGTCCCGGTCCCGCCGAGGCGGCCGACCCGCTCCAGCCGGACCCCGCCGAACTCGCCCTGACCGCCGAGCGTCACCGGGCCGTGCGCGCCGCCGTCCACCGGCTGCCCGGCCGCTGCGCACGACTCATGACTGCCTTTCTGTCGCCCCGGGACCTGACGTACCGCGAAATCGCAGGGGAGTTGGGTATCTCACAAGGGAGCCTGGGACCGGAACGTTCCCGATGCCTGGGATGTCTGCGCAGAATGCTGGCGGCGGAGGTTGCGGCTCCTGACCCATGGGGAAAGGAGCGTTAG
- a CDS encoding GNAT family N-acetyltransferase, which translates to MGMSVTISAATERDAEQILKLQYLCYQSEAEVRGDYSIEPLTQPLDSIRAELNAGQVLVARLGEEVVASVRGTVDEDGVAHIGKLIVHPRMRGHGLGGRLLGAIEERLRTAREAKRFQLFTGHHSDRNLRLYRKHGYAPVGSHQVDDRLTLVTLTKDVGLLTRTA; encoded by the coding sequence ATGGGCATGAGCGTGACCATCTCTGCGGCGACCGAGCGGGACGCCGAACAGATCCTGAAGTTGCAGTACCTGTGCTACCAGAGCGAAGCGGAGGTCCGCGGCGACTACTCCATCGAGCCGCTCACCCAGCCGCTCGACTCCATCCGGGCGGAACTGAACGCCGGCCAGGTGCTCGTCGCCCGGCTCGGCGAGGAGGTCGTCGCCTCGGTACGCGGCACCGTCGACGAGGACGGCGTCGCCCATATCGGCAAACTCATCGTGCACCCCCGGATGCGCGGCCACGGTCTCGGCGGACGGCTGCTCGGCGCCATCGAGGAGCGGCTGCGCACGGCACGCGAGGCCAAGCGCTTCCAGCTCTTCACCGGTCATCACTCCGACCGGAACCTGCGGCTGTACCGCAAGCACGGCTACGCCCCCGTGGGGTCGCACCAGGTGGACGACCGTCTCACCCTGGTCACCCTCACCAAGGACGTGGGTCTGCTGACGCGGACGGCCTGA
- a CDS encoding methionine ABC transporter ATP-binding protein: MITTQGLTKVYRSRGREVTAIDGVDLHVREGEVYGVIGQSGAGKSSLIRCVNLLERPTSGIVTVDGQDLTALAGRGPRAGKALREARSRIGMVFQHFNLLSSRTVQDNVELPLEILGVSGKDRSRKALELLDLVGLADKARAYPAQLSGGQKQRVGIARALAGDPKVLLSDEATSALDPETTRSILQLLRDLNRQLGLTVLLITHEMDVVKTICDSAALMENGRIVESGTVSELLAVPGSELAAALFPVGGDATGPDRTVVDVTFHGEAATQPVISQLSRTYNIDISILGAAMDTVAGKQVGRMRIELPGRYEDNVVPVGFLREQGLQVDVVDAQIPEQPSALVKEGAK; the protein is encoded by the coding sequence GTGATCACCACCCAGGGCCTCACCAAGGTCTACCGCTCCCGCGGACGCGAGGTCACCGCCATCGACGGCGTCGACCTGCATGTACGCGAAGGCGAGGTGTACGGCGTCATCGGCCAGAGCGGCGCCGGCAAGTCCTCCCTCATCCGCTGCGTCAACCTCCTCGAACGCCCCACCTCCGGCATCGTGACCGTCGACGGACAGGACCTCACGGCGCTCGCCGGACGCGGCCCCCGCGCGGGCAAGGCGCTGCGCGAGGCCCGCAGCCGGATCGGCATGGTCTTCCAGCACTTCAACCTGCTGTCCTCGCGGACCGTCCAGGACAATGTCGAGCTGCCCCTGGAGATCCTCGGGGTCTCGGGCAAGGACCGCTCCCGCAAGGCCCTCGAACTGCTGGACCTGGTCGGGCTCGCCGACAAGGCCCGCGCCTACCCGGCGCAGCTGTCCGGCGGCCAGAAGCAGCGGGTCGGCATCGCCCGCGCCCTCGCCGGCGACCCCAAGGTGCTGCTCTCCGACGAGGCCACCAGCGCCCTCGACCCGGAGACCACCCGCTCCATCCTCCAGCTGCTGCGCGACCTCAACCGCCAGCTCGGACTGACGGTCCTGCTCATCACCCATGAGATGGACGTCGTCAAGACGATCTGCGACTCCGCCGCCCTGATGGAGAACGGACGGATCGTCGAGTCCGGGACGGTCAGCGAACTGCTCGCCGTGCCCGGCTCCGAACTGGCCGCCGCGCTCTTTCCGGTCGGCGGCGACGCCACCGGCCCCGACCGGACCGTCGTGGACGTCACCTTCCACGGGGAGGCCGCCACCCAGCCGGTCATCTCGCAGCTCTCCCGTACCTACAACATCGACATCTCGATCCTCGGCGCCGCGATGGACACCGTCGCCGGGAAGCAGGTCGGCCGGATGCGGATCGAACTGCCGGGCCGCTACGAGGACAACGTCGTGCCGGTGGGCTTCCTGCGCGAGCAGGGGCTCCAGGTCGACGTGGTCGACGCGCAGATCCCCGAGCAGCCGTCCGCCCTGGTGAAGGAAGGTGCCAAGTGA
- a CDS encoding methionine ABC transporter permease, with translation MTWSEMWPLLEQACWDTLYMVGWSTVIAVVGGLPLGVLLVLTDRGGLLQNTVVNKVLGQIVNIARSMPFIILMVALMGLTRAITGTTIGREAAIVPLAVGAVPFFARLVETSVREVDSGLIEAVQAMGGNTWTVVRRVLVPESLPSLISSATTTVVALIGYSAMAGTVGAGGLGDIAIRYGYLRFENELMWITVGVLAVVISLIQLAGDHAARTLHRRGGRGGGEPRLRFLRTSRVVSPASDVTREPDPVKVP, from the coding sequence GTGACCTGGTCCGAGATGTGGCCGCTGCTGGAGCAGGCGTGTTGGGACACCCTCTACATGGTCGGCTGGTCCACGGTGATCGCCGTGGTCGGAGGACTGCCGCTCGGTGTCCTCCTCGTCCTCACCGACCGGGGCGGACTCCTTCAGAACACGGTCGTCAACAAGGTCCTCGGGCAGATCGTGAACATCGCCCGGTCGATGCCGTTCATCATCCTGATGGTCGCCCTGATGGGTCTCACCCGGGCGATCACCGGTACCACCATCGGCCGTGAGGCGGCGATCGTCCCGCTGGCCGTCGGCGCCGTCCCCTTCTTCGCCCGGCTGGTCGAGACCTCCGTACGCGAGGTGGACAGCGGTCTGATCGAGGCCGTCCAGGCGATGGGCGGCAACACCTGGACCGTCGTCCGCAGGGTCCTCGTACCCGAGTCGCTGCCGTCGCTGATCTCCAGCGCCACCACCACCGTCGTCGCCCTCATCGGCTACAGCGCGATGGCGGGCACGGTCGGCGCCGGCGGACTCGGTGACATCGCGATCCGCTACGGCTATCTGCGCTTCGAGAACGAACTGATGTGGATCACGGTGGGTGTCCTCGCCGTCGTCATCTCCCTCATCCAGCTCGCCGGCGACCACGCCGCCCGCACCCTGCACCGCAGGGGCGGACGCGGCGGCGGCGAACCCCGGCTGCGCTTCCTGCGCACCTCCCGGGTCGTGTCGCCCGCGTCGGACGTGACCCGCGAACCCGACCCCGTCAAGGTCCCCTGA